The following are encoded in a window of Deltaproteobacteria bacterium genomic DNA:
- a CDS encoding protein phosphatase, whose protein sequence is MDDLRHLLRSSPGSPLPVDWLPALPGGLPGALGLTMLPGRRGRGAAGRVWERELALDLRQLRDDHRADRLVSLVEDHELDAYGVPGLVEAAAAAGLTHTRFPIPDGTVPREGPPALQPLVVELVGALRAGERVVVHCVAGLGRTGTVSGCVLVALGMEPPEALALLAEIRGPHCPETGAQRWFVGAYLDEVGLIQG, encoded by the coding sequence GTGGACGACCTCCGGCACCTCCTGCGCTCCTCGCCGGGGAGCCCCCTCCCGGTGGACTGGCTGCCCGCGCTGCCCGGAGGCCTCCCCGGAGCATTGGGGCTGACGATGCTCCCGGGGCGGCGCGGGAGGGGCGCCGCGGGCCGCGTCTGGGAGCGAGAGCTCGCCCTCGATCTGCGGCAGCTCCGGGACGATCACCGGGCCGACCGGCTGGTGAGCCTGGTGGAGGACCATGAGCTCGACGCCTACGGCGTGCCGGGCCTGGTCGAGGCGGCGGCGGCCGCCGGGCTCACCCACACCCGCTTCCCCATCCCCGACGGCACCGTCCCCCGCGAGGGGCCGCCGGCCCTCCAGCCGCTGGTCGTGGAGCTCGTCGGCGCCCTGCGCGCCGGGGAGCGGGTGGTGGTCCACTGCGTGGCGGGCCTCGGCCGCACCGGCACGGTGAGCGGCTGCGTGCTGGTGGCGCTGGGGATGGAGCCGCCCGAGGCCCTCGCGCTCCTCGCCGAGATCCGCGGTCCCCACTGTCCGGAGACGGGCGCTCAGCGCTGGTTCGTCGGGGCCTACCTCGACGAGGTCGGCCTGATTCAGGGTTGA
- a CDS encoding MBL fold metallo-hydrolase, whose protein sequence is MRRLLRSLLGLIAAVILVLSLASLEACTTMGSAAAGPRLERLVKSPQWDGKQFENPEPLWNDWGRMVKDAFKSRAAGSPEEPLPVIDTDPKLFETAPETGLRVTWLGHSTLLLEIDGKRFMTDPMFGERASPVSWAGPKRWYPPPLPLDQVPQLDAVLFSHDHYDHLDHATVVRMKDWDTTFLVPLGVGAHLEGWGVPPERIVELDWWEEHRIGELTLTCVPARHASGRGVLDRNKTLWAGWTFGGPEHRVYFSGDTGLFSQMKTIGERLGPFDLTLIEAGAYGAAWPDWHIGPEQAVLAHTWMRGEVFMPIHWGLFNLALHGWTAPVERSVAAAEKAGVAIAVPRPGGSFEPARLPELERWWPEVEYADAREDPIISTGVEIKPGLMRTVPAATQP, encoded by the coding sequence ATGAGACGCCTTCTCCGATCTCTCCTCGGCCTGATCGCCGCGGTCATCCTCGTCCTCTCCCTCGCCTCGCTGGAGGCCTGCACCACCATGGGTAGCGCCGCCGCCGGACCGCGCCTCGAGCGCCTCGTGAAGTCCCCCCAGTGGGACGGCAAGCAGTTCGAGAACCCCGAGCCCCTCTGGAACGACTGGGGCCGGATGGTGAAGGACGCCTTCAAGTCCCGGGCGGCGGGCTCGCCCGAGGAGCCCCTGCCGGTGATCGACACCGACCCGAAGCTCTTCGAGACCGCCCCCGAGACCGGCCTGCGGGTGACCTGGCTCGGCCACTCGACGCTGCTCCTCGAGATCGACGGCAAGCGCTTCATGACCGACCCGATGTTCGGCGAGCGGGCCTCGCCCGTCAGCTGGGCGGGCCCGAAGCGCTGGTATCCGCCGCCCCTGCCCCTCGATCAGGTGCCGCAGCTGGACGCGGTGCTCTTCTCCCACGACCACTACGACCACCTCGACCACGCCACCGTCGTGCGGATGAAGGACTGGGACACCACCTTCCTCGTCCCCCTGGGCGTCGGGGCCCACCTCGAGGGCTGGGGCGTGCCGCCCGAGCGCATCGTCGAGCTCGACTGGTGGGAGGAGCACCGCATCGGCGAGCTGACCCTGACCTGCGTGCCGGCCCGCCACGCCTCGGGCCGCGGGGTCCTCGATCGCAACAAGACCCTCTGGGCCGGCTGGACCTTCGGCGGCCCCGAGCACCGGGTCTACTTCAGCGGCGACACCGGGCTCTTCTCCCAGATGAAGACCATCGGCGAGCGCCTCGGGCCCTTCGACCTGACCCTGATCGAGGCCGGCGCCTACGGGGCGGCCTGGCCCGACTGGCACATCGGCCCGGAGCAGGCGGTCCTGGCCCACACCTGGATGCGGGGCGAGGTCTTCATGCCGATCCACTGGGGCCTCTTCAACCTGGCCCTGCACGGCTGGACCGCGCCGGTCGAGCGCAGCGTCGCCGCCGCCGAGAAGGCGGGGGTCGCCATCGCCGTGCCCCGCCCGGGCGGCAGCTTCGAGCCCGCGCGCCTGCCCGAGCTCGAGCGCTGGTGGCCGGAGGTCGAGTACGCCGACGCTCGCGAGGATCCGATCATCTCCACCGGCGTGGAGATCAAGCCGGGCCTGATGCGGACCGTCCCGGCGGCCACTCAACCCTGA
- a CDS encoding oxidoreductase, giving the protein MASEQKWTAEQMKSQQGKRVVVTGANSGIGLEAARQLAHAGAEVILACRSPERGEAAVEQIRAEGPTGTATRRTLDLADLRSVEAFAASFEGEAKIDLLILNAGIMMPPERSETRQGFEMQFGVNHLGHFALTGQLLGHLAAEARVTVISSGAHRWGAIDFEDPNWRRRRYKRAPSYGQSKLANLLFARELQRRLAQAGSRIQVTAAHPGWTATNLQDESGIFRALNPLLAMKVEQGTLPTLRAATDEALSGGEYVGPDGWMEMRGYPVLVDRSDAAKDDAAAARLWELSEELTGIRYESLAS; this is encoded by the coding sequence ATGGCCAGCGAGCAGAAGTGGACCGCCGAGCAGATGAAGAGCCAGCAGGGCAAGCGCGTCGTCGTCACCGGCGCCAACAGCGGGATCGGCCTCGAGGCCGCCCGGCAGCTCGCCCACGCCGGGGCCGAGGTCATCCTCGCCTGCCGCAGCCCGGAGCGGGGGGAGGCCGCGGTGGAGCAGATCCGGGCCGAGGGGCCCACGGGGACGGCCACCCGGCGCACCCTCGACCTGGCCGACCTGCGCAGCGTCGAGGCCTTCGCCGCCTCCTTCGAGGGCGAGGCGAAGATCGACCTGCTCATCCTCAACGCCGGCATCATGATGCCGCCCGAGCGCAGCGAGACCCGGCAGGGCTTCGAGATGCAGTTCGGGGTGAACCACCTCGGCCACTTCGCCCTGACCGGCCAGCTCCTCGGGCACCTCGCCGCCGAGGCCCGGGTGACGGTGATCTCCAGCGGCGCCCACCGCTGGGGGGCCATCGACTTCGAGGACCCGAACTGGCGCCGCCGCCGCTACAAGCGGGCGCCCTCCTACGGCCAGTCCAAGCTCGCCAACCTCCTCTTCGCCCGCGAGCTGCAGCGCCGCCTGGCGCAGGCCGGCTCCCGGATCCAGGTCACCGCCGCTCACCCCGGCTGGACGGCCACCAACCTCCAGGACGAGTCGGGGATCTTCAGGGCGCTCAACCCCCTCCTCGCCATGAAGGTCGAGCAGGGCACCCTGCCCACCTTGCGGGCCGCCACCGACGAGGCGCTCTCCGGCGGGGAGTACGTCGGCCCCGACGGCTGGATGGAGATGCGCGGCTACCCGGTGCTCGTCGATCGAAGCGACGCGGCGAAGGACGACGCGGCCGCCGCGCGCCTCTGGGAGCTCTCCGAGGAGCTCACCGGCATCCGCTACGAGTCCCTCGCCTCCTGA
- a CDS encoding TetR family transcriptional regulator, whose product MTFFDWQRARQPEQKEQRRQEILRAAAKLFDETGLEKASLSKIACSAGLSKAALYRYFESREAIFLELLGGELTGWVARFEAALAPLAGSNDPARVARAFAASLVDSHRLGALSAATPTILEHNVSEEVVVAFKTGLIPLFLRLANSLHAALPALSMEQVRELLAFAHSAINGLWPAAHPPPAVQRALARPELELFRVPWGPTLERMIQLLLEGALAEGAGSSEKTDAA is encoded by the coding sequence ATGACCTTCTTCGACTGGCAGCGGGCGCGGCAGCCCGAGCAGAAAGAGCAGCGGCGGCAGGAGATCCTGAGGGCCGCGGCGAAGCTCTTCGACGAGACGGGCCTGGAGAAGGCCAGCCTCTCCAAGATCGCCTGCTCGGCCGGCCTCTCCAAGGCGGCCCTCTACCGCTACTTCGAGAGCCGCGAGGCCATCTTCCTCGAGCTCCTCGGCGGCGAGCTCACCGGCTGGGTCGCCCGCTTCGAGGCCGCCCTGGCTCCTCTCGCCGGCAGCAACGATCCGGCCCGGGTGGCCCGGGCCTTCGCCGCCTCCCTGGTGGACAGCCACCGGCTCGGCGCCCTCTCGGCGGCCACCCCGACCATCCTCGAGCACAACGTCTCCGAGGAGGTCGTCGTCGCCTTCAAGACCGGGTTGATCCCCCTCTTCCTGCGGCTGGCCAACAGCCTCCACGCCGCGCTGCCCGCCCTCTCGATGGAGCAGGTGCGCGAGCTGCTGGCCTTCGCCCACTCCGCCATCAACGGCCTGTGGCCCGCGGCCCACCCCCCGCCGGCGGTGCAGCGGGCCCTCGCGAGGCCGGAGCTCGAGCTCTTCCGGGTCCCCTGGGGCCCCACCCTCGAGCGGATGATCCAGCTGTTGCTGGAGGGGGCGCTCGCCGAGGGCGCCGGGAGCAGCGAGAAGACCGACGCGGCCTAG
- a CDS encoding FAD-binding protein — translation MEPKVRSALVDLLGEARVQPDPDLSEVLVVSANAVSDVQGILSIARHNGVPCLPKADGLPRRGLVAPEGGGLRIDLMGMNRVLEVNHSERYAVIEPGVTWQHLADRLAEDGRDLQLPTAAAPGHLSVWASSLMDGAGGLALSHGGLGRLVWGVEAVLVSGEVIRTGAGSAAGGWWGRGPLPDLTGLFLGWRGATGLVTRLAISLRARKKHQRRLIFPASHRRTAVAGAIRLSREGLFDEASVLPWTLPRVLMGLRGYFQRQQGEPEGYLHVDFTADTLPELEYKRLRLSNALAQASRRGGSFGHPVTLEDLASMGEPLEGLRDLPLRLVIDEGDDEVLSGLGFHGPTSGLVDVAAQVEEAFEAQGLSAVILVRPVHGAHSGIVHAFVACPWGECDTDSPEDRSKREQLSRIGMAQERGMEEALELGFVPHRYPPELGRLVTAKMHPGSHRLALRLRRLLDAEALLDPARWGLVRPA, via the coding sequence GTGGAGCCCAAGGTACGCTCCGCACTCGTCGATCTGCTCGGCGAGGCACGGGTGCAGCCCGACCCCGACCTCTCCGAGGTGCTGGTCGTCTCGGCCAACGCCGTCAGCGACGTGCAGGGGATCCTCTCCATCGCCCGGCACAACGGCGTGCCCTGCCTGCCCAAGGCCGACGGCCTGCCCCGGCGGGGCCTGGTGGCCCCCGAGGGGGGCGGCCTGCGGATCGACCTGATGGGCATGAACCGCGTGCTGGAGGTGAACCACTCCGAGCGCTACGCGGTCATCGAGCCCGGGGTCACCTGGCAGCACCTCGCCGATCGCCTGGCCGAGGACGGCCGGGACCTGCAGCTCCCCACCGCGGCGGCCCCCGGCCACCTCTCGGTCTGGGCCAGCTCGCTGATGGACGGCGCCGGGGGCCTCGCCCTCTCCCACGGCGGCCTCGGGCGGCTGGTCTGGGGCGTGGAGGCCGTGCTGGTCTCCGGCGAGGTCATCCGCACCGGCGCCGGCTCGGCCGCGGGCGGCTGGTGGGGCCGCGGGCCGCTACCCGATCTCACCGGGCTCTTCCTGGGCTGGCGGGGCGCCACCGGCCTGGTCACCCGCCTGGCGATCAGCCTGCGGGCCCGCAAGAAGCACCAGCGCCGGCTGATCTTCCCGGCCTCTCACCGCCGCACGGCGGTGGCCGGCGCGATCCGCCTCTCCCGTGAGGGGCTCTTCGACGAGGCCTCGGTGCTGCCCTGGACCCTGCCGCGGGTGCTGATGGGCTTGCGGGGCTACTTCCAGCGCCAGCAGGGCGAGCCCGAGGGCTACCTCCACGTCGACTTCACCGCCGACACCCTCCCCGAGCTGGAGTACAAGCGCCTGCGCCTCTCCAACGCCCTGGCCCAGGCCAGCCGCCGCGGCGGCTCCTTCGGGCACCCGGTCACCCTCGAGGACCTCGCCTCGATGGGCGAGCCCCTGGAGGGCCTCCGGGATCTGCCCCTGCGCCTGGTCATCGACGAGGGCGACGACGAGGTCCTCTCCGGGCTGGGCTTCCACGGGCCGACCTCCGGGCTGGTCGACGTGGCCGCGCAGGTCGAGGAGGCCTTCGAGGCCCAGGGCCTCTCGGCGGTGATCCTGGTGCGGCCGGTCCACGGCGCGCACTCGGGCATCGTGCACGCCTTCGTCGCCTGCCCCTGGGGCGAGTGCGACACCGACAGCCCCGAGGACCGGTCGAAGCGGGAGCAGCTCTCGCGGATCGGGATGGCCCAGGAGCGGGGGATGGAGGAGGCCCTGGAGCTGGGCTTCGTGCCGCACCGCTACCCGCCCGAGCTCGGCCGGCTGGTCACCGCCAAGATGCACCCCGGCTCGCACCGCCTCGCCCTGCGGCTGCGCCGCCTCCTCGACGCCGAGGCGCTCCTCGATCCGGCCCGCTGGGGCCTGGTCCGGCCCGCCTAG
- a CDS encoding SCP2 sterol-binding domain-containing protein: MVRLETENPQTLHLLSLLLRERLQLSLSTPEGQSRARKIKGSAAFLAEGMETRVVFEGERIHLGQSQTGKIDVRAGGTLAAFVALCRGRARVMNVVRRQVRVRGNPLLLMKILPLLRAFDDGAETT, from the coding sequence ATGGTACGCCTCGAGACCGAGAACCCGCAGACGCTCCACCTGCTCTCCCTGCTCCTGCGCGAGCGGCTCCAGCTCTCCCTCTCCACCCCCGAGGGGCAGAGCCGCGCGCGGAAGATCAAGGGCTCGGCCGCCTTCCTGGCCGAGGGCATGGAGACCCGGGTGGTCTTCGAGGGTGAACGCATCCATCTGGGCCAGAGCCAGACCGGCAAGATCGACGTCCGCGCCGGCGGCACCCTGGCGGCCTTCGTCGCGCTTTGCCGCGGGCGCGCGAGGGTGATGAACGTCGTGCGCCGACAGGTCCGAGTCCGCGGTAACCCGCTCCTCCTCATGAAGATTCTTCCTTTGTTGCGGGCCTTCGACGATGGCGCGGAAACTACGTAG
- a CDS encoding thioesterase family protein has product MSDLHIRAGVAGAILCNSMSHRFDRRTLSEGREVLYRRPLTVRFQDADAAGIIFFARIPEYFHDAYFAWLMEEGGFDLPEMMRTASIMMPLQHQSCDYFRPLSFGERAEAQVVAVHLEGSSFTVGFRMIRGDEVVAVGQQVHVCADRQTLQRQALPEDFATFLRGDTP; this is encoded by the coding sequence ATGAGCGATCTACATATCAGGGCCGGGGTGGCGGGTGCTATCCTCTGCAACTCCATGTCCCACCGCTTCGACAGGCGCACCCTCTCGGAAGGCCGCGAGGTCCTCTACCGGCGCCCCCTCACGGTCCGCTTCCAGGACGCCGACGCCGCGGGGATCATCTTCTTCGCCCGGATCCCCGAGTACTTTCACGACGCCTACTTCGCCTGGCTGATGGAGGAGGGGGGCTTCGATCTGCCGGAGATGATGAGGACGGCCTCGATCATGATGCCGCTGCAGCACCAGAGCTGCGATTACTTCCGGCCGCTCTCCTTCGGGGAGCGGGCCGAGGCCCAGGTGGTGGCCGTCCACCTCGAGGGCTCGTCCTTCACCGTCGGATTCCGCATGATACGAGGAGACGAGGTCGTCGCGGTGGGCCAGCAGGTCCACGTCTGCGCCGACCGCCAGACCCTGCAGCGCCAGGCGCTGCCCGAGGACTTCGCGACCTTCCTGCGAGGAGACACCCCATGA
- the nadA gene encoding quinolinate synthase NadA, with the protein MSKHVAGDIFEEIEALKKEKNAILLAHYYQEDDIQDIADVIGDSLALAQAAQKVDKDVIVFAGVHFMAETAKILNPERTVVVPDLEAGCSLADSCPAEDFRAFKAKHPDHVVVSYINCSAEVKAESDWICTSSNARRVIDAIPADTPIIFAPDQNLGRYLIRETGREMKLWEGVCIVHDIFSEQRILQLKEEHPEAEIIAHPECQEAILRHAAFVGSTTGLIKRVVDSPAKTFIVATEPGVIHQMEQQAPGKTFLAAPPEDETCSCNKCPFMRLNTLEKIRDCLQSLEPRLEMPAGLRERAKRPLERMLSLG; encoded by the coding sequence ATGAGCAAGCACGTCGCCGGCGACATCTTCGAGGAGATCGAGGCCCTCAAGAAGGAGAAGAACGCCATCCTCCTGGCTCACTACTACCAGGAGGACGACATCCAGGACATCGCCGACGTCATCGGCGACTCCCTCGCGCTGGCCCAGGCCGCCCAGAAGGTCGACAAGGACGTCATCGTCTTCGCCGGCGTGCACTTCATGGCCGAGACCGCGAAGATCCTGAACCCCGAGCGCACGGTGGTGGTGCCCGACCTCGAGGCCGGCTGCTCCCTGGCGGACTCCTGCCCGGCCGAGGACTTCCGCGCCTTCAAGGCGAAGCACCCCGACCACGTGGTGGTCAGCTACATCAACTGCTCGGCGGAGGTGAAGGCCGAGAGCGACTGGATCTGCACCTCGTCCAACGCCCGGCGGGTGATCGACGCCATCCCCGCCGACACGCCGATCATCTTCGCCCCGGATCAGAACCTCGGCCGCTACCTCATCCGCGAGACCGGCCGGGAGATGAAGCTCTGGGAGGGGGTCTGCATCGTCCACGACATCTTCAGCGAACAGCGCATCCTGCAGCTCAAGGAGGAGCACCCCGAGGCCGAGATCATCGCCCACCCCGAGTGCCAGGAGGCCATCCTGCGCCACGCCGCCTTCGTCGGCTCGACCACCGGCCTGATCAAGCGGGTGGTCGACTCGCCGGCGAAGACCTTCATCGTCGCCACCGAGCCGGGGGTGATCCACCAGATGGAGCAGCAGGCGCCGGGCAAGACCTTCCTCGCCGCGCCCCCCGAGGACGAGACCTGCTCCTGCAACAAGTGCCCCTTCATGCGGCTGAACACCCTGGAGAAGATCCGGGACTGCCTGCAGTCCCTCGAACCGCGCCTGGAGATGCCCGCCGGGCTGCGCGAGCGGGCCAAGAGGCCCCTCGAGCGCATGCTCTCCCTGGGCTAG
- a CDS encoding ATP-binding protein, with protein MTYPLTYLYLLSFVVVLAMTVAVGMAAPSQPAKRSLVLAMITVCLWALASFLMNLAATPGQMRVITDLFAIAWCALPFLTLRAALLYGRNEASLALGYRLLLAVPMAVSLWLKLTGRLSTELVPAWRNGGAFDVVPTDWQLLVNVYFFVYFGAAGIVLWRKGVLMNAERVRRTAGFFLMLALPGVLIGSWSSDGLSLVSWRPFFLDSIIASAVVAALGGGMLREIYFKPWASAEEARRRAEEQLATFMSLSPDCLAVVDFDGHFRLMNLPAAQILGFDSVEACLESGRVIDDFVPPAERKTLGQMRLAIREGEVLRGVPLTLQRASGEQIETEISVSLLRDADGAPSGFVAALRDVSERRSLEEGMRQTQKLESLGLLASGIAHDFNNLLSVVIGSSDLALAASRDQPAIADNVQQTLRGAKQLAALTRELLVYSGRARQVVGPLSLSELVQNISGLMDVSLPRGVTLHTDLGTDLPTFSGDATQIQQVVLNLITNAAEASAEASGADPGRGEGRVRLSTSLRTLRRGEARDAGAALVVPAGEYLCLEVEDDGPGIDPEIREKIFDPFFTSKVAGRGLGLSAVLGIVREHGGYTLLSSGPRGTTFRVLLPPGEKAARPAPARPGAHADIIE; from the coding sequence ATGACCTATCCCCTCACCTACCTCTACCTCCTCTCCTTCGTGGTGGTCCTCGCCATGACGGTGGCGGTGGGGATGGCCGCGCCGAGCCAGCCGGCCAAGCGCAGCCTCGTGCTGGCGATGATCACGGTGTGCCTCTGGGCGCTCGCCTCCTTCCTGATGAACCTGGCGGCGACCCCCGGACAGATGCGGGTCATCACCGACCTCTTCGCCATCGCCTGGTGCGCCTTGCCCTTCCTCACCCTGCGGGCCGCCCTCCTCTACGGGCGCAACGAGGCCTCCCTCGCCCTGGGCTACCGGCTCCTCCTCGCCGTGCCGATGGCGGTGTCCCTCTGGCTGAAGCTCACCGGCCGGCTCTCGACCGAGCTCGTCCCCGCCTGGCGAAACGGCGGCGCCTTCGACGTCGTTCCCACCGACTGGCAGCTGCTGGTCAACGTCTACTTCTTCGTCTACTTCGGCGCGGCCGGGATCGTGCTCTGGCGCAAGGGCGTGCTGATGAACGCCGAGCGGGTCCGGCGCACCGCGGGCTTCTTCCTGATGCTCGCCCTCCCGGGGGTGCTCATCGGCTCCTGGAGCTCGGACGGGCTCTCCCTGGTCAGCTGGCGCCCTTTCTTCCTCGACAGCATCATCGCCTCCGCGGTGGTCGCCGCCCTGGGCGGCGGGATGCTGCGCGAGATCTACTTCAAGCCCTGGGCCTCGGCGGAGGAGGCGCGGCGGCGCGCCGAGGAGCAGCTGGCGACCTTCATGTCCCTCTCCCCCGACTGCCTGGCGGTCGTGGACTTCGATGGGCACTTCCGGCTGATGAACCTCCCGGCCGCCCAGATCCTGGGCTTCGACTCGGTGGAGGCCTGCCTGGAGAGCGGGAGGGTCATCGACGACTTCGTCCCCCCCGCGGAGCGCAAGACCCTCGGCCAGATGCGCCTCGCGATTCGCGAAGGCGAGGTCCTGCGCGGCGTTCCCCTGACCCTCCAGCGCGCCTCGGGAGAGCAGATCGAGACCGAGATCAGCGTCTCGCTCCTGCGCGACGCCGACGGCGCGCCGAGCGGCTTCGTGGCGGCGCTGCGCGACGTCAGCGAGCGACGGAGCCTCGAGGAGGGCATGCGCCAGACCCAGAAGCTCGAGAGCCTCGGCCTGCTCGCCAGCGGGATCGCCCACGACTTCAACAACCTGCTCTCGGTGGTGATCGGCAGCTCGGATCTGGCCCTCGCGGCCTCCCGGGATCAGCCCGCGATCGCCGACAACGTCCAGCAGACCCTCCGGGGCGCGAAGCAGCTCGCCGCCCTGACCCGCGAGCTGCTGGTCTACTCGGGGCGCGCCCGGCAGGTGGTCGGCCCCCTCTCCCTCTCCGAGCTGGTGCAGAACATCAGCGGCCTGATGGACGTCTCCCTGCCGCGCGGGGTGACCCTCCACACCGACCTGGGGACGGACCTGCCCACCTTCAGCGGCGACGCCACTCAGATCCAGCAGGTGGTGCTCAACCTCATCACCAACGCCGCCGAGGCCTCCGCCGAGGCCAGCGGGGCCGATCCCGGGCGCGGCGAGGGACGGGTCCGGCTCTCGACCTCGCTGCGCACCCTGCGGCGGGGCGAGGCCCGGGACGCGGGGGCGGCGCTGGTGGTCCCGGCCGGGGAGTACCTCTGCCTGGAGGTGGAGGACGACGGCCCGGGGATCGACCCGGAGATCCGCGAGAAGATCTTCGATCCCTTCTTCACCTCCAAGGTCGCCGGCCGCGGGCTGGGGCTCTCGGCGGTGCTGGGCATCGTCCGCGAGCACGGGGGCTACACCCTCCTCTCGAGCGGGCCCCGGGGGACGACCTTCCGGGTGCTGCTGCCGCCGGGCGAGAAGGCCGCGCGCCCCGCGCCGGCGCGGCCCGGCGCCCACGCCGACATCATCGAGTAG
- the arsS gene encoding arsenosugar biosynthesis radical SAM protein ArsS (Some members of this family are selenoproteins.): MPPSLPTLKAQGHALASPERQLERLDAVELPREFADACEAAGLWPLDAHALDVLQINVGRLCNQTCRHCHVDAGPDRDEVMSRETLEACLSFLDRSEVRTVDLTGGAPELNPHFRWFVEEVRARGRHVIDRCNLTILETGAGRDLPEFFARNRVEVVCSLPHYRELSTDRQRGRGVYERSIAALRALNAVGYGDGESGLKLRIVTNPVGAFLPPSQGSLEAEWKRELERLHGIVFDSLFTITNMPIARYLEWLELSENLDDYLQRLVEAFNPVAAAGVMCRSMISVAHDGTLHDCDFNQMLELGLAPGAPATIFDAEPARLIGRAIVAHRHCFGCTAGGGSSCGGQLD; this comes from the coding sequence GTGCCCCCCTCTCTCCCCACCCTGAAGGCGCAGGGCCACGCCCTCGCCTCGCCCGAGCGCCAGCTCGAGCGGCTCGACGCGGTCGAGCTCCCCCGGGAGTTCGCCGACGCCTGCGAGGCCGCCGGGCTCTGGCCCCTCGACGCCCACGCCCTCGACGTGCTGCAGATCAACGTCGGGCGGCTCTGCAACCAGACCTGCCGCCACTGCCACGTCGACGCCGGCCCGGATCGGGACGAGGTGATGAGCCGGGAGACCCTGGAGGCCTGCCTCTCCTTCCTGGACCGCAGCGAGGTGCGGACGGTGGATCTCACCGGCGGCGCGCCGGAGCTGAACCCCCACTTCCGCTGGTTCGTCGAGGAGGTGCGCGCCCGCGGCCGGCACGTCATCGACCGCTGCAACCTGACCATCCTCGAGACCGGCGCCGGGCGGGACCTGCCGGAGTTCTTCGCCCGCAACCGGGTGGAGGTCGTCTGCTCCCTGCCCCACTACCGCGAGCTCTCCACCGACCGGCAGCGCGGCCGGGGGGTCTACGAGCGGAGCATCGCGGCCCTGCGGGCGCTCAACGCCGTGGGCTACGGCGACGGGGAGAGCGGCCTCAAGCTGCGGATCGTCACCAACCCGGTGGGCGCCTTCCTGCCGCCCTCGCAGGGGAGCCTCGAGGCCGAGTGGAAGCGGGAGCTGGAGCGCCTGCACGGGATCGTCTTCGACTCGCTCTTCACGATCACCAACATGCCCATCGCGCGCTACCTGGAGTGGCTGGAGCTCTCCGAGAACCTCGACGACTACCTCCAGCGCCTGGTCGAGGCCTTCAACCCGGTCGCCGCGGCCGGGGTGATGTGCCGCTCGATGATCTCCGTGGCCCACGACGGCACCCTCCACGACTGCGACTTCAACCAGATGCTGGAGCTCGGCCTCGCTCCCGGCGCCCCGGCGACGATCTTCGACGCCGAGCCCGCCCGCCTGATCGGCCGGGCCATCGTCGCCCATCGCCACTGCTTCGGCTGCACCGCCGGCGGCGGCTCCTCCTGCGGCGGCCAGCTCGACTAG
- a CDS encoding arsenosugar biosynthesis-associated peroxidase-like protein produces MHDHYYFSRDLKKFGDISKNAPELGKKYFAWYEAVMAEGALSEREKSLIALAVAHAVQCPYCIDAYTSASLEKGADLDQMTEAVHVAAAIRGGASLVHGVQMRNKADKLGM; encoded by the coding sequence ATGCACGACCACTACTACTTCTCCCGCGACCTCAAGAAGTTCGGCGACATCTCCAAGAACGCCCCCGAGCTGGGGAAGAAGTACTTCGCCTGGTACGAGGCCGTGATGGCCGAGGGCGCCCTCTCCGAGCGGGAGAAGTCGCTCATCGCCCTGGCGGTCGCCCACGCCGTGCAGTGCCCCTACTGCATCGACGCCTACACCAGCGCCAGCCTCGAGAAGGGCGCCGACCTCGATCAGATGACCGAGGCGGTGCACGTGGCCGCCGCCATCCGGGGCGGGGCGTCGCTGGTGCACGGGGTGCAGATGCGCAACAAGGCCGACAAGCTGGGGATGTGA